The Gossypium hirsutum isolate 1008001.06 chromosome D02, Gossypium_hirsutum_v2.1, whole genome shotgun sequence region AATATTATTAGACATTTTAGAGTTGATGAAAACTGCTACTTCATAGTCAAGTTTGGGGGtggaatttttaaataaaatcgaggtttaaaaataacatgaattgaaaaattaacttaaacttaAAATGATTTAAACTCGTAATTAACTTTGAAATAAAACAGAAAACACCCAATCGGTAACAATGTAATTGAAAAATGTTgtaataaatctaaatttaaccccaaaaaaaacaaaggactaaattccaaatatcGAAAAATTACAGAGACTTATAGTACATTTTACCCTTTTGTAAATGATTTAAAGTGAGGTATTCCTTTGTGGTGAAGGTGAAATCAACCATCCCATGAAGGAAACatttggtttattttataagTTAGATTCTGAATTGGGCACTTTTCATAAGCTTACTATAAATAACTGAAAATCTTGTTATATTAATATGAAAATGAAAGGTcctactttttaatttaataataaaattttctgaCTAAACAAGCCTTGTCAAGATTTTGGATTTGACAAACACATCCACACTAATAATGCTTTGCACATGCTCTTTATAGTTACTTAActgtaaaaatgtgatttaaaAGTAACATGTCCATCAATTAAACCATACCTCACAattcaatttgtttttatttaaaataaaccttaacattattcataaattttaaaattaaattgcagATGTTGATTGAGTCCTAACTCGATTAGTATCGATATTGTTGTCAATGCGCTGAAGCACAGGAGCTATGAGTAGTTTTAGGTATTGTATCAAGAAGAGaacctataaaaaaaattttaaattgcagcTAGTCAAATTCTGTTATTAATTCTTGTATTATTTActcattttagtccttatgatattttgaaaattttaatcctAATTTAAATagtaactattaaatttattaattaaaataatgtaaCTTTTCTATGAATATTTACTGCATAAAATTTTCGaagattattaaaaataattttaattacacttctttttccctatttttatttatattaaccATTGGATCCTCCCCACGTGACACGGAAAAAGAAAGAGTATGGGATTGATGGATTTCTTCacagattaaattatttattcaattagtaCAAATTTGGTAAAAGTAGCAGAGGCGTTTTATTCATTTTactcaaaaattttattattttcattaaaaattttgtgCTTTTGTACCATTAAAAATGGGTGAGATTAACAAAGTATTGTCTACAATGACACATATCATATTATGTGTACCTCATGTTGATATACAGGACTAATTTGCTCTCTGATTTAATGTATAGGGCctaatttatctatatttttagtACAGCAGATAAAATGCAATTAAACTTCTAGTACAAGAGCCTCCATAATACTTACATGTcatgtcaataaataatttaaaattataaaaaatattcaaaaaaatcataaaaattaaaaaaattaagtatactTGGAATATTATAtttcttattattaatttaaaattttatgaaatttctaataaaaatacaaagttgtttggattttgaaatttaaatttgaattaaattttcaaatgatataatatgataataacataaaaataatttatattacatCACTCActagtttaataattttaattaaattatgggcatcacaaacaattaatgaattattattagCCTTAATTGGCAACATATGAGTTTGTATTTAAAATAGTGGTGGTATTAAAATagttttgtataaaaataataaaaggtaGAAAGGTAGCACAGGGCATGCAAAACAAAATTTGGGTTCAATCACACACCCCGAATTTAATTACAAGTTTAACGATGTTATTGTCGATGTAGGAGGGTGTAGGTTCGATTGTGCTGAAgggcattatcctcctatttaaggattGAAGAGAGGCTAggatagttctaggcattgtaccaaaaagaacatatattatgaacctataatgagattaatattcaaaaattataagTTTGATAAAGTATTATTAGTgggtttattatttaatataccagaggtaaaaaaatttaactcCACAAGCGGGTTTAAGAAATTATtatgtgttctatttattcagtttttttattttttaaaatattaattaaaattatttgacAGTTTCTTAAGTCTGTTTGTAGAGTTAAAAAATTCCATCACTGATTATCAAATATTACTCCTGATTAATAATTCCGAtaagattgtattttaaatttaatcaagtttatataaacattttaattccttgaagcttttaataaattttgtgctttaaattattttgagttacaattaaataataaaatattataaacatggaattaaataatataattcaaatttactcataaaataactatataaaatattataatatcaatcactacattcaatttattttttaaagtttgtgtATCTTTTTTTGGGATCTCAATCctcattttgaaaataaaattaaatgtgaCAAGCAACattgtttttcatattttaagttAAGTAGTTATCAACTTTTAATGTCATACTGGTGGCATTGATGTGTCCCATTAACAAGAATGGACCACATAGgcagcaaaaaattaaaataaagtagaGTTGCCCCATtgccaattttttaaaaaaaatcatgttattGTTTAGTTAATTTAAGAATCTTGTTTTATTGTTCTTATTTGAGTCGGATtggttaaaatgaaatttttgttatCTGAATCCAATTTAATAAGATCAAacatatcaattttttttgaagtaCTACAAGTACAACAAATACATGTCTAAATAATCACAAGTATCTATTACAACATAGACTGTTTGAGGAATCACAAAGTAAAATCAAATCATTACAATATGACTGGAACAAGAACTGGTATTATCTAGACTAAAACCAACAAACTGGATTAACTGGACAAAATCCTAATTATGGTAGTCGCATATGATGGAACTGCAAGACCCATGCGTATAATTGCGAATATTGGGTCTCGAACAACTCgtgaatatatttaatataatctCCTTTTTTAGcggaaataaaacaaaacaaagagtTTACAAAAGTCTTAAACCGAAACACCTAAAGGAGGTTGTTCAAATAGAAGTAAGATGTCTTCATTACTATGATCCATTTTTCTAGGAAACCcgcaattttattttcttctttgggCATATGTAGGATACACCAATATATTGTCTTTTCCAACAGTTGATGAATTCGTCTAGCTAAGGCTGAGTTCGAGTTTCTTGAAATATTATTTGTACTTATCAACACTCTATCAAATCTTTACtttaacagaaaaataaacccTCAAAAATACCCCATAACTCGGCCTCCACTACAACAAATTCCCAAGAACTTAATGTATTCAAGAAGCAATAAATAATTAGCCAATCATCTTTTTGACATGTATAATAATAGATGgcagaagtaaaaaaaaaatggaaaaggagTTTATTTGGGATTCAATTGTTTGGTCCCCACATTGAGAAAATCATAGAAtggtaagtaaattttgatgtagaACAATCATTGAAGACAATCATGGGAATTAAATGGAAGAATTTatagtaaatattaatgtattaatAATGAGCCATTGTAAGTACAAAAAAGTAATGATCTAAAGTTAATAGAAATTTAGATTTTTGACTTTAAATcatcaaattttgttatattataCGTCGATCGTGACAGTAGTAATAATCGCAAagcaaagagaaagaaaaataagaacacaaagATTTTACGGAAAAAAAATTTATCAGGAAAAACCACAAGCAGATAaagagaaattcactaatgttgaaaacaACAATACAAGAGATTTTCGACTGCACACATTTTAAAAGTTAAACAACCCTGCTATAATCAATATCTAATagaaaaagtataattttatacaGATTCAACTTGAGCGGCATGGTTCGTACGGCCCGAGACCGTAGCCCGCTACAGATCCCTTATTTTgcctctctattttatttttttaacaagtgAGTTGCACCACGAACTTTTCAGGCAGGATCAAACGAGATTcgagtcacacaactctaatatattttattttattttttacattccGAGATTATAAAATTTTGAGGGTTGAAGTTTGAATTTTACTACATATAAATACTATTTGTTTAAAGTTTCACTGATCGtaaattcaatttaaatgtaTTCCGATTTAGGTtcgaatatattttaattatcaatcttaactgtaattttatttttaaaaattatttttaacatataattatgaAACATTGTATCAAAATAGAATGGATAGCATGATAAACTTGAATTGGACCGATAGACCAAACAAAGAATTGGTTGATGTACCGATTTGAATAGTTAATTCAAactaaaaaattgattgaatagataattaaattaataaatattttttatttttaataatttatttaattgaataatataaattaattgagaaACCAAGTAGGTTTGATTTCCAATaagattttgaaaactttgatggAAGTGAGGGCAAAAGCAAAGCATGTGACTGAAAAAAGTAATACTAAGCACAGTAcctttttttaagtaaaaactatatataatatgtatgtCTGTGCACATAGAAAAGCGAGTCACAGTCATAacaatcactttcactttctctgtTAAAACCTCCCCCTTCACCTTACCATTCAACCtagatttattgaatttttaagtaaattttattgGATAAATTATGAtaatagtcacttaattattaataaattttttatcatttaattattaaaattataaaataattttttttatagtcaCGAGCTAATTAGTATACTCGTATTCAacaaatatttgtatttaatattCTATCTGAATTACTTTGTATTAAATTAGTGAAAATAAGGCATGACTGATGTAAGGAATGAAAATGAGAATATGCATACACTGTCTGTCCTACCACCAATTTGTTTCAAAAGCCAAAAAGAAGAATAGTGAGAGATTTTCGTCATATTCATGGCCTTACTGGAATGTGGGAAAGTTGAGTTGAAAGCACCTCAGaatctaatttcttttttttttataaataataataataataatgattctAGGAGCCAATTCAAAAGTTATTTTagaggattaaaattaaattgtatatttttataataaaattttataattttaaagaattaaattaaaattttattattaataatttaaaattttttaaattataaaaagacttagatgaaatattttatattttaagagaGACCGGAACTCCAGCCAACTCTCCTAACTTTGCCACCGAATGAGCCTcgttgtaaataaaataaataaatttaataagaatTCATATTCGATACACCATCAGCAtactaaataattatcaaatcaatGTTTAACAATTCATATTATTTTGAGAATTAAGAATTTTGAGATTTAAAAGGTTTGGCATCGAGGGCTTTGGAATCTTCCAATTTCATTATTTGGAGTTCTTAACTAGATTTACACTTGTTCCATTTGGAAAAAgcccattcaaattagtccattttaggctcattttaaatatgttttatttaatttgataaaaaattaacaTCACTTATCCCTCAACTCGAAATTGAAAAtgactcaaaattaaaataatcaaaatccgACATAACACAAGCAAATAAtctagggtaaactataaaaatagtcatttttatttgctttagataacattttagtcacttatattattattttgttacgaagtagcTACTCTACCGTTCAACTCCGTTACCTCTCTAACAGTAGTCCTACGTGACAGtccaaatgaattttaaataccAACTTGGATATCCAGTGGCTgagataaaaatagatttttaattaaataaatttaatttaaactatCACATAAGATATCTAAGTTAACATTttaaacccatttggactgccacgtaggaccgTTGTTAGAGAGGTAATTAAGCTTAACGGTAAAGTGACaatttcgtaacaaaacgataacgtaagggactaaaacataacatttcaaacataaatgactaaaatgtaatctgagacaaataaaaatgactatttttataatttactcaataatctaaaataacttaaatttaaacCCTAATAACCTGACCAGCAAACCCGACTGAATCAAACCCAAATCAACCAAACATAAAGTAAATCGAACTTAAAACTATTAACTCGGATTCAAAACCGATCTGGCCAATTGACCATTTTAATTTGGGTATAATCGAACCTCTTAGGGATTAAAAGAAAAGGGCTGTCTAAATTTTGTAAACACAAGTTACACTATAATTACAagtagctttttttttttttgctttcaaaATATGATGTCGGTTTGTTTTGATTGAGCTTTGATGTCTTTCAGTTTCTTCAAAATGTTTGTGAAGTAATCTTGAAGATACTTTTCCAGTGACACTATATCTTTCGCATCGACACCAAGAAGATCGTAAGTCTCTGTCATCGGAGCAGAGAAAACCGTATCGCTTGTAAGAACCTGTAATGCACACACGACATTAGTACACCCCTTAAAAGGATCTAAAGCAAGATGATGAGTGACCATTTATTTTACCTCTGAAAATGCCAATCTATCAGCAACATCATTCGTCCACTCGAAAAACCGAGTCAACTGGCGTGTAAATCTTAAGACGGTAGCTGGAACTGTGGTAACGTTTGCATCTTGCCCCGCAAGTCTCTCGCATAATGCTATCACCTTAAgaaaatttaatacaaaataatataaacgGATTTTGTCCGAGAGTTCGATTATCAGAGCACTTAGAAACACTCGATCTTGATTTCCTATAGGAATGGCAATATGTTTACCTAACAAGTTCAAAAGATCTCACAGCACTATCTTTGAAAATTGAAACCAATCACCAGAAATAATCATGGAGCACGAAAGATCCCGACACATTGATGATACTATATATGTTAACGTAACAAGAAGAAAAGATCTTAAGATACCGATGATACGAAGGCTAAAACATTACACTATCTTCAAAATTGTTCACCAGAAATAGTCACAGTGCAAAAGAGCAGCAACAATAAAGATTCTCATATACCTCTTGAGTTGTCCAAGCACGAGGACCGGCAAACGTGAGAAGCTTTCCATTAACCTTCTCGTTCCGCAAAGCTATAAATGTCAACCTAGCAATATCCTAAAACCAAAAGAAAACCAAATCAAATACCGAAATCCCATGTCATATATACAAGAAACCGATCTACAAAACAAGTTATGCATGTCTAAACCAACCTGTGTGTCCATGTAAGCGATTCTTGTCGGAGCATCTGTCCCCCACACGGACTTCTCTTCCAATATAGGTACTGCATATTGGCCAATAAGCCCCTAACAAATTGGCAACAACCATTCACCACAATACAGCTTATACAAAAGGAAACGTGATTCAAACACATACAGTAATTCCATTATACTGACATACTGGTTCTTCCAAGAAATCATGTTTCTATTCATGTTCACTTTAAttaatacatacatacacacatgcACGCCGCACGCACACACACAcagacatacatacatacatacatcgCACGCACATCCATATGTACGTATACATATCTGCAAAGATTGAGTTATAGATGACATTTACTTGCATGAAACCGCATACCGGATTGTGATGTGGGGTAAGCCGAAATCCTGAAGGAACTTTACACACACacagacacacacacacacatacatacatcgtacacatatacacacacatgTACGTATACATATCTGCAAAGATTGAGTTATAGATGACATTTACTTGCATGAAACCGCATAGCCGGATCGTGATGTGGGGTAAGCCAGAATCCTGAAGGAACTTTTCGGTACAATATTTGATCTCCATTAGTGGAACTTCAGGATGCTTATCACAATTATGAATAGAAAAGAAAACATATTTCTGAATCCCCATTGCTTTTGCACATTGTATAAGAGCAACTTTTCCTTCCCAATCTACCTAAACAGAACACATGAAAATTAGATAATCTCAAGTTTTGAGCAAATTTTAACCATCAAATCGTTCAACCGTACCGTTTTGATGGGCTCTTCTGGACGGCCGGTGGCACAATCGATAATCGTATGGATACCAACCAATGTTGCAGGTATTGTCTCTGGTTTACTAAGGTCTGCCTGCTCAAAAAATGAATAACATGCATTAGAAGGCCAAATTTTAAAAGGCATATCAAATTATAAGATTTTAGGTCTAATTAAGATTTTAATCCCTCTATTAtactaaatttgaaatttaatctctctaatttaatttaacgATCTTTAGTTGGCTCAAATTAGGAGatctaataataacaataaaaatatcgCAATAACTAATGGTGTTATCTATTTGAACCTATTAATAAAaggaataaatatcaaaattatacaaaaacttTGGCCCCATGCGTCATGCATCAATTTTGATTTTGTACGATTTTATATATGAAACTTTGATTTGATACGGTTTTCACAAATCATTAACAACATTATACAGTTAAAATGgttgatatattgcatacacaaaaaattatattaatcctATATGAAAATAAATGCCTGTTTTCATTTCATTAGATGTGTGTCATctatcaaattacacattagagcaaaattcatatataaatttaatatttatcccttaataaaattataaaaataaaggatTAACATGTTAGAGGAATTAAATCTCTAATTTAACATAAGTAGAGGGACTGAAATTATAAATAGATCAAGAATTTACGTTGACAACGGTGGCGCCCCAGTCACGGAGGAAATCGGCAGGCGCGGGACGTGGCCGAACAAGGCACCTAACATCGTAACCTTCATCGAGTGCACGTCTCACGATTTGTCTTCCAAGAGTTCCGGTGGAACCAACCACTAATATGCTAGTCGGTCGGACGGGAGTCCCCGGAGCCAAATTCACCGCCTGAGTACTTCCACTGGCACTGCACGTCACCATTTGTTGCACGTACGATTTCTCTGCCGGAAAAAAAACAAGAATAATCGAGATGAAAATTCAAAATAGCGTTAGAATTCGAAGAAAAGTGGGAGAAATTGAATGCTTACTGGTGGTGAGAGAGGTAGAAGAATGGATCAGCGGAGTGTCCGGCGACAGCGTCCGCCGCCATGACAGTGCGGCGGTCATTGTAGATTTGGAGTTGTTGTTATGGTGGTGGTGGAATGTGCCACGTGTCGCTAGCTGAGTGGGGAGTCTCAACGCCATTGCTGGTTTTTTGCTTTGTTTTGCTGCTTTGGCTTTTGCTTTGCTGCCCTGTTGTTTTGTGGAGAGAGAAAAGGGAAACTATGGATATGAATATTGCCACGTCGTTTCATTTGAAGTGGATTACGATTTATCATTTATGCCACGTATACTTTCTGGTTGGCGCTCCTCCTTCTTAACTCATGCCATCTGCAACGGTGTCGCTTCagctaaatatttaaaataataaactataAATACATAAGACTCGTAACAATTATAATTTATAACTGAATTAAGCAATTTAAATCGAAGACAACTCGTATATAATTTAGTAAAGTGAAAGACAAACCCGAGCATTAAGATTTTAATGTCAAATAATGAAGTAATTAAGTAGAAGTTTTTTTTAGTGAAAAGAAATTGATACACGAAAGTAATTAGGATAATTTCTCTATAAGAGAATTTTCAAATAGTCTAAGAACTAACCTTTTATCCCGAACCATCTTGATAAGTTCATTTACGATTTTATTCTCCTCATGAGagatatattaaatttttcaatattttactaAGTCCAATAATTGGTGAATTCTCTTGACAAGAGTCAAATTAGAACCCCAAAGATACTTCTTGGATTTCATTAACGGCTTCAAGACGGTATTAGAACACTATCGTAACCCCATTGCAGAGTAAGCTTCAAACCAGTTAGGATACCCTAAAGTTTGGCTTCAACAACCGTGCACATGTCCAAATATCTGCTAAAACCGAAGATTCACTCTCCATTGTGATCACATGCAAATCCTTCGACAGTAGTAAAATCGTCCTCATTTCTAACTGAACCGTCTGTAACTTATTCTCGATTAAACATTCTTTGAATCCATGTAACTCTATTTATGAGattaaataattgtaaaaaaaacaagGATTTAAGTGATTACTTCACTAACAttaaataatgaattgatatattataaaaaaaattatttctcaagGTATTTATCCGAACGAGCCCAGTATCTATCCTTCGTATTCTATAAACTCATTAGAAGAGTAGATGTTAGACACAAGTTTTAAAATTGTTCTATTCCCAAAGCAAGGACTGATATTATAAATTTACTccaactaataacattataaaataaaaatgttatagATGAAAATGAGAGTAGAAATATAAACCAAGCACATCTTTCACAGAATAAAAGTATATATACAAAGTACAAacacaaagaaagaaaaactatTGAATAATGAATATCCCTACTATTCCatcaattacattttttttcttttgctgtaCTTTCCATATCTGCCTTGCAGTAGAACATTATAGttaccttttttttcctttttccttttattatctattattttgtttttttttctttctttaagtaAAGAGGGTAAAAAAAGATACAACTTAACAACTGCACTAACCCCATACAGTGATCCATCATCATTTTTGCCTTACCGCATAAATTCGTCCAACACGATAATGTAATAAAAAGCAACAAGTTCCTTGTTCTACTCCTCACCGCCAACATATACAGAAACCGTTATGCCCTAAACCTCCACTTGTTCATTGCCATTGTCCACGCCTGACCTGGCCTTTTATCTACACAGACTGTGAAATATCTTTGTCCATGGCAGCAACCTCCATTTTCTCCAACTTATGATAGTAAAATAATTCGGTAAAAGTACAGTAAACACCTTCGAATTAGGAATCAGATTGCATTTTAATTCCTCTACTCAAAACAATGtgaaaattaatctttatatattagatcaaacaACAAACGgatacttttattaaaaatttcatccatttctattattaaaaactagTCCCTGTATATTAGAATGAGATTCACGTGAAATGGATGAAATTCTTAACAGAAAGGACCAATTGTTCTTTGATCTAAAGTAAAAAGACT contains the following coding sequences:
- the LOC107908618 gene encoding protein HIGH CHLOROPHYLL FLUORESCENCE PHENOTYPE 244, chloroplastic; its protein translation is MALRLPTQLATRGTFHHHHNNNSKSTMTAALSWRRTLSPDTPLIHSSTSLTTKKSYVQQMVTCSASGSTQAVNLAPGTPVRPTSILVVGSTGTLGRQIVRRALDEGYDVRCLVRPRPAPADFLRDWGATVVNADLSKPETIPATLVGIHTIIDCATGRPEEPIKTVDWEGKVALIQCAKAMGIQKYVFFSIHNCDKHPEVPLMEIKYCTEKFLQDSGLPHITIRLCGFMQGLIGQYAVPILEEKSVWGTDAPTRIAYMDTQDIARLTFIALRNEKVNGKLLTFAGPRAWTTQEVIALCERLAGQDANVTTVPATVLRFTRQLTRFFEWTNDVADRLAFSEVLTSDTVFSAPMTETYDLLGVDAKDIVSLEKYLQDYFTNILKKLKDIKAQSKQTDIIF